A window from Hemibagrus wyckioides isolate EC202008001 linkage group LG17, SWU_Hwy_1.0, whole genome shotgun sequence encodes these proteins:
- the arrb1 gene encoding beta-arrestin-1, translating into MGDKGTRVFKKASPNGKLTVYLGKRDFVDHVDIVEPVDGVVLIDPEYLKERKVFITLTCAFRYGREDLDVLGLTFRKDLFVANIQAFPPVPEEKKTLTRLQERLIKKLGEHAYPFTFEIPPNLPCSVTLQPGPEDTGKACGVDFEVKAFCAENIEEKIHKRNSVRLIIRKVQYAPEKPGPQPMAETTRQFLMSDKPLHLEASLDKEIYYHGEPISVNVHVTNNTNKTVKKMKISVRQYADICLFNTAQYKCPVAMEESDDIVAPSATFCKVYTLTPFLANNREKRGLALDGKLKHEDTNLASSTLLREGASKEILGIIVSYKVKVKLVVSRGGLLGDLASSDVAVELPFTLMHPKPDEESIYKDALENDAPIDTNLIEFDTNDDDIIFEDFARQRLIGAKDDKEEEEEGIDSPKLNDR; encoded by the exons ATGGGTGATAAAGGCACAAG gGTATTCAAGAAGGCAAGTCCAAATGGAAAG CTAACTGTGTATCTTGGCAAGAGGGACTTTGTTGACCATGTGGACATTGTTGAGCCTGTTG ATGGTGTGGTTTTAATTGATCCAGAGTATTTAAAGGAGAGGAAAG tgtttataacaCTGACATGTGCTTTCCGCTACGGGCGAGAGGACTTAGATGTTCTTGGGTTGACATTCCGAAAGGACCTTTTTGTGGCAAATATACAGGCATTCCCTCCTGTGCCTGAGGAGAAGAAAACCCTGACACGTCTACAGGAGCGGCTGATTAAAAAGCTTGGAGAGCATGCCTATCCCTTCACCTTTGAG ATACCTCCGAATTTGCCATGCTCAGTCACACTGCAACCTGGACCAGAAGACACTGGGAAG GCCTGTGGGGTTGACTTTGAAGTGAAGGCTTTCTGTGCTGAAAACATTGAAGAGAAAATTCACAAAAG GAACTCAGTGCGCCTAATCATTCGAAAAGTCCAGTATGCTCCAGAGAAGCCAGGCCCACAACCAATGGCAGAAACAACAAGACAGTTTCTCATGTCAGATAAACCCTTACACCTAGAGGCCTCGCTGGACAAAGAG ATCTACTACCATGGTGAACCAATTAGTGTAAATGTTCATgtcacaaacaacacaaacaagactgtgaagaaaatgaagatttcag TGCGTCAATATGCTGACATCTGTCTCTTCAACACCGCTCAGTACAAATGTCCAGTTGCAATGGAGGAATCAGA TGACATTGTGGCTCCAAGTGCAACATTCTGCAAGGTATATACTCTTACCCCTTTTCTTGCCAACAACCGAGAAAAGCGTGGCTTAGCTCTAGATGGAAAGCTCAAACATGAAGACACAAATTTAGCCTCAAGTACACT GTTACGAGAAGGAGCCAGTAAAGAAATTCTGGGTATCATTGTGTCATATAAAGTCAAAGTGAAATTGGTAGTGTCTCGTGGTGG GCTCTTGGGAGATCTTGCCTCCAG TGATGTTGCAGTAGAACTACCCTTCACATTAATGCATCCTAAACCAGATGAAGAATCCATCTAcaaagatg CACTGGAAAATGACGCACCCATTGACACAAACCTGATCGAGTTTGACACAAA TGATGATGATATCATTTTTGAAGATTTTGCGAGGCAGCGACTTATTGGCGCAAAGGATGacaaagaagaggaggaggaaggtaTAGACTCACCTAAGCTGAATGACAGATAG